The following proteins come from a genomic window of Candidatus Palauibacter polyketidifaciens:
- a CDS encoding metal-sensitive transcriptional regulator, which produces MSHAGTHAMGIAEGTKNDLGRRLARIRGQVGGIARMVEDERYCPDILQQFAAVHSALRAAEKELLLNHLERCATHAIEEGGDDAARVRAEIADLFMRFAGK; this is translated from the coding sequence GTGAGCCACGCGGGAACGCATGCGATGGGGATCGCGGAGGGGACGAAAAACGACCTCGGCCGTCGGTTGGCCCGCATCCGGGGACAGGTCGGGGGCATCGCCCGCATGGTGGAGGATGAGCGGTACTGCCCGGACATCCTGCAGCAGTTCGCCGCCGTTCACTCCGCGCTCCGCGCGGCCGAGAAGGAACTCCTGCTGAACCACCTCGAGCGGTGCGCCACGCACGCCATCGAGGAAGGCGGCGACGACGCCGCGCGGGTGCGCGCGGAGATTGCGGATCTCTTCATGCGCTTCGCCGGCAAGTAA